TTTGGGCACTGGCTTATGCACTTGATGCACTTTCAAAGGATGGAGGAACTTTGTCGTTTTCAAATGATTCTAGTGTAATTAACATGTTAACTGGGGACATCCTTCACCTAGATGCTATGAGGGTCTTCGTCAATGGTAGCATGTTGCATAAAAAGATTTTAGAGTTGAACACGAGTGGTTTAACGGGCCAGATGATCTTTGACTCAGATGGAAATTTAATGCATCCATCGTATGAAATCATTAATGTGATAGGCAGTGGAATTAGGAGGATTGGTTATTGGTCTGATACCTCTGGCCTCCACACCGAAGAAGCTCCTATTCATTCCAATTCTAGTGAAAGACTATATGATGTCATCTGGCCAGGTCAAACAACTCAAACACCACGCGGTTGGAGTCTTGCCAGCAATGGAAGACAGTTGAGAATTGGGGTGATAGTTAGAGTTACATTCCCCGAGATTGTGTCAAGAATTGAGGGTACCAATAAGCTTAGTGGTTTTTGCATAGATGTGTTTACTGCTGCAATGAACTTGTTGCCTTACCCGACACCATTCGAGTTTATTCCATTTGGTGATGGTAAAACCAACCCGTCCCATTCAGACTTTCTTCACATGGTCACAATTGGTGTGAGTATTCaagttttcttaatttatcATCTTTTTTGCATCATGTTACTTTGTTAGTTTTAAATTCCTTCATTGGAATTGCTTCTTTTATGTGTAGGCGTTCGATGGTGTGGTGGGGGACATGACCATCAGTACAAGCCGAGCAAAGATAGTGGATTTTACACAGCCATATATTAACTCTGGGCTAGTTGTTGTGGCACCTGTCAAGAAGTTGAAATCCAGTGCTTGGGCTTTTCTCAGACCATTCACTCCAATGATGTGGTCTGTGACAGGAGTGTTCCTCTTGGTGGTGGGAGCTGTCGTGTGGACTTTAGAGCGTGGTACAAACGATCAATTTAGAGGCCCCGCAAGAAGACAAATTGTCACCATTATCTGGTAACTATGTTTGCAAGACAGTTTATCTGGTAACTTTGATTGGTTCATCGTATGTCACTTGCATACTCTTGCTGAATCTTATTCATTTATCTCTGCAGGTTTAGCTTCTCAACCCTATTTTCTACGCAGAGTAAGTGGTTGGAGAATTCCTTTAGCTTGCTGCTTTCCTCTTGTAGAGAACAGAAACTCAATTTTTGACAAACTCCGAAGAAACATTCCTTCTAAAAGCTTGGTGCTATTACCTGGAAGCACATGAATGATTTAACATCCAACAAATTTTCTGACAAATTGTCTTTTCCACTGTTAAGAGTGgatataaaaaattctatttaactGTGAAGATGGACTGCCAGAATCCAACTCATGatcctatttttttaatgctttaATAACATATCAATAACAAATCTTGAAGGTGAAAATCAGTGTAGTAAATTCAAGTTTTACTACATCTAACGAGGTTCCCTTGTATGCAGAAGAGAAGACTGTGAGCACTCTTGGTCGTTTCGTATTAATCATATGGCTGTTTGTGGTTTTGATACTTAACTCAAGTTATACTGCAAGCCTCACCTCCATCCTAACTGTGGAACACCTTTCATCCCAAGTCAAGGGAATTGAAAGCTTAATAGCAAATAATGAACCCGTTGGTTACGTGAAGGAtacatttattgaaaattatataactgCGGAACTACACATGGACAGATCCAGGCTTGTTCCTCTGAACTCCATGTTAGAATATGAAAAGGCCTTAAAAGATGGAccaggtggtggtggtgttgctGCAATAATAGATGAACGTGCATGCATGGAGCTCTTCCTAGCAACCAGATGTGAATATAGTATTGTTGGTAAAGAGTTCACCAAGAGTGGATGGGGTTTTGTAAGTATAAATCCATTTATCTTTCTGTATAGTTCATATTTCAACTTGTGATAAATATGATGATGTTTTACATTTACTTGAACATGTTTTAAATGTTGCATACAGGGCTTCCCAAGGGAATCTCCCCTAGCAGTTGACATGTCAACTGCCATCCTAAAACTATCAGAGAGTGGTGATCTTCAGAGAATTCATGATAAATGGCTAACAGGAATGGCTTGCAGCTCAGAAGGAGCAAAAGAAAGCATTGATCGACTTGAGCTGAAAAGCTTTTGGGGGCTTTACTTGCTGAGTGGCATAGCCTGCTTCATTGGTCTCCTTTGCTATGTCATTAGATTGATCTACCGTTTTAACAGGCACTCTAACAGTAACCTTGAAGGCTCATCATTCTCTTCTCATCTTCGATCCTTCCTTTCCTTTGCTAATGAAAAAGAAGCAGGACAAAAGGACAACTGCCCTTGTACAAAGGTAGTAGTGCATGAAGATGGATCTTAAGGTAATTAAAAAATGCAGTAACAAAACTTGTATCACTTGAACAAATACCTGCAATCGTATCTACATCGATCCTTCTAAAGAACCTTAGCTTTTGGTACTAAACGAGCCATGACAGTTAGCAATGTCATCAATATTGTCTTCTACTGTGAAAATTTACTTGATAAGAAGAAATACGAcaatttttcaacattttttttaatgttttaatccAAATATGAGTTTAAAGGTgacaacattttattattatttttatatcatccCAATTAATCTTCTCGGAAAAACCCATGAATTCCTGTATCGAAACATTATGGGAAAACAAGTTTGGGTCTAATATAGATTTGTCCTCTTGCATGCATGCCAAACAATGGTCATAATTGTTAACTCCTCTATGACtatgaaaaatattcaacacaagtccaaaatatttcaaagagttgttttctttctccttctttttccggccaaaaatttccaaattctCTCCGACAACACTTGTTGGCTTCATTTGATTCAAACTTCGAAGTTTGAAACGTTTCCTCAAGTGATGTTTCAAAGTATTTGTATTTCCGTATAAAACATAATGTAAgtctttttctcttatattcaattgaaaaatttgtatatttcattttaatggAAATAAGTGTTAGTTACAAACAAAGTTGTATCTCAGATAAAACACGAGATGGATGAgtttatatgtataaaatatcttcaattgattagaaatattttaaactagtaacaaaagcaaaaatatatatatatatatatatatatatatatatatatatatatatatatatatatatatatatatatatggaactTTGCTCTATTCCATCTAAAATAGGACACACTATCATTGTCACCTTTTGGGAATAAACAACCAACCTCCTTAGTTTTTGTCCGTATGCTTTCAAATTGATGAATTAGTCTTCAAGAAACATttggattttttaatttaatatttttaatcacattttttattgttacaaaataaaaaaaatactacattttattaactttagaaaataatttattaattaagaaatataaagactaaaatcaaatttatcagggttaaaaaaacatgtttttcattttttttatttttaaaaacaaactattCAAACCACCATATATAATACCTATTTTTACCTCTTTTCTCTATCCTCTTGCTTGACTCCagcttctctctctttttcataatttgtaaCTCTCATTTAATAACTGTGTGttccatatatatttttcttaattctattatttatcttatattataGCTAAAGATACgtattccataaaaaaaatggattaattATAAATCTATTTTTAGATTCAATAGAAGTTCTTCTGGTGCTGTACTTCAATGTTGTCCATCATATTTAGATTAAGTAtgcttaattatttaattaagactgattataatatatacaatGGGTTGAATCCAATTCTTGAATATATTAATCGATTGGTGGCATATTCTCTCTATCTTAGGA
This genomic stretch from Vigna radiata var. radiata cultivar VC1973A chromosome 7, Vradiata_ver6, whole genome shotgun sequence harbors:
- the LOC106767568 gene encoding glutamate receptor 3.6 yields the protein MFPVKYNMSKVWVLALLILYSAFPSKGTAIVSTRSSAVNIGAILSFDSIVGRVAKVAMQAAVDDVNSNPTILNGTKLNISMFDTKLSTGFLGIIASLRLMASDTVAIIGPQYSVMAHVISHIANEMQVPLLSFAATDPTLTSMQFPYFVRTTQSDLHQMAAVAELVDHFQWRDVIAIFVDDDHGRNGVAALGDKLAEKQGKISHKVPFRPCNITREEINSALVKVAALMESRVIILHIYPSFGLEVLHVAQSLGMMQSGYVWIATDWLTTLLDSDPSLFTSSAMNDIQGVVTLRMHTPDSDIKDKFISRWTKLIKKENPNQDPFGLNIFGLYAYDTVWALAYALDALSKDGGTLSFSNDSSVINMLTGDILHLDAMRVFVNGSMLHKKILELNTSGLTGQMIFDSDGNLMHPSYEIINVIGSGIRRIGYWSDTSGLHTEEAPIHSNSSERLYDVIWPGQTTQTPRGWSLASNGRQLRIGVIVRVTFPEIVSRIEGTNKLSGFCIDVFTAAMNLLPYPTPFEFIPFGDGKTNPSHSDFLHMVTIGAFDGVVGDMTISTSRAKIVDFTQPYINSGLVVVAPVKKLKSSAWAFLRPFTPMMWSVTGVFLLVVGAVVWTLERGTNDQFRGPARRQIVTIIWFSFSTLFSTQKEKTVSTLGRFVLIIWLFVVLILNSSYTASLTSILTVEHLSSQVKGIESLIANNEPVGYVKDTFIENYITAELHMDRSRLVPLNSMLEYEKALKDGPGGGGVAAIIDERACMELFLATRCEYSIVGKEFTKSGWGFGFPRESPLAVDMSTAILKLSESGDLQRIHDKWLTGMACSSEGAKESIDRLELKSFWGLYLLSGIACFIGLLCYVIRLIYRFNRHSNSNLEGSSFSSHLRSFLSFANEKEAGQKDNCPCTKVVVHEDGS